Proteins encoded together in one Fimbriiglobus ruber window:
- a CDS encoding DUF1501 domain-containing protein: MPRISAQVGRDHWPQVNCAVMAGDGRRTGQVIGAADRIVGEAVARPVTFGEIYATLYRNLGIDANRATVNDLEGRPQHLVEDNSAPLKEVV, from the coding sequence ATGCCGCGGATCAGTGCCCAGGTCGGGCGCGACCACTGGCCGCAGGTCAATTGTGCGGTGATGGCCGGCGACGGCAGGCGGACCGGCCAGGTGATCGGGGCGGCCGACCGGATTGTCGGCGAAGCGGTCGCCCGGCCGGTCACGTTCGGCGAGATCTACGCAACCCTCTATCGCAACCTCGGGATCGACGCGAACCGGGCGACGGTCAACGACCTCGAAGGTCGGCCGCAGCATTTGGTCGAGGACAATTCGGCGCCACTGAAAGAGGTCGTCTGA
- a CDS encoding Gfo/Idh/MocA family protein, with the protein MYPEPQLNYLPRLPHRKDWRIGCAGAGFIMRDCHLVAYRNAGFNPVAIASRNPATAREAADRHAIATVHETIDELLANSEVEILDVAVPPAAQPDLIRRAVELGRGRLRGILAQKPLALAVADAKDLVARCADAGIMLAVNQNMRFDQSVRAAKDILTRGWLGEPVFASIDMRAIPHWMPWAEGLPSLSTFVMSIHHLDTFRYWLGTPDRVLASTRPDPRTTFAHKDGINLYILEYDTGPRAAAWDDVWTGPTKEGVAGDIFIRWRIEGTDGLAQGTIGWPSYPARTPSTLEFSSRQQPGYWLRPRWEEVWFPDAFVGTMAQLLCAVEDGTEPEIGGRDNVETIALCEAVFAAATQHRVTTVKEFLK; encoded by the coding sequence ATGTACCCGGAACCCCAACTTAACTACTTGCCCCGTTTGCCCCACCGTAAGGACTGGCGGATCGGCTGTGCCGGGGCCGGGTTCATCATGCGGGACTGTCACCTCGTCGCGTACCGGAACGCCGGGTTCAATCCCGTCGCCATCGCCTCGCGAAACCCGGCCACCGCCCGCGAAGCGGCCGACCGCCACGCCATTGCCACCGTTCACGAAACAATCGACGAGTTGCTCGCGAACTCCGAGGTCGAAATCCTCGACGTGGCGGTCCCGCCGGCCGCCCAACCCGACCTGATTCGCCGTGCCGTGGAACTCGGTCGCGGGCGACTCCGCGGCATCCTCGCGCAGAAGCCGCTCGCCCTGGCGGTCGCCGACGCGAAGGATCTCGTCGCGCGGTGTGCGGACGCCGGGATCATGTTGGCCGTGAACCAGAACATGCGGTTCGACCAATCGGTCCGGGCGGCGAAAGACATCCTCACTCGCGGCTGGCTCGGCGAGCCCGTTTTTGCGAGTATCGACATGCGGGCGATCCCGCACTGGATGCCGTGGGCCGAAGGGTTGCCGAGCCTCTCGACGTTCGTCATGTCGATTCACCACCTCGACACCTTCCGCTACTGGCTCGGAACGCCCGATCGCGTCCTCGCCAGCACCCGACCCGACCCGCGGACGACGTTCGCCCACAAGGACGGCATTAACCTGTATATCCTCGAATACGATACCGGCCCCCGGGCTGCCGCCTGGGACGACGTGTGGACCGGCCCCACCAAGGAGGGCGTGGCCGGGGACATCTTTATCCGCTGGCGGATCGAGGGGACGGACGGACTGGCTCAGGGTACGATCGGCTGGCCGAGTTACCCGGCTCGCACGCCGAGCACACTAGAATTCAGCTCGCGGCAACAGCCCGGGTATTGGTTGCGTCCACGGTGGGAGGAAGTCTGGTTCCCAGACGCATTCGTGGGCACAATGGCCCAGCTTTTGTGTGCGGTCGAAGACGGCACGGAGCCCGAGATCGGCGGCCGCGATAACGTCGAAACGATCGCGTTATGCGAGGCAGTTTTCGCCGCCGCCACGCAGCACCGCGTAACGACGGTGAAAGAGTTCTTGAAGTGA
- a CDS encoding protein kinase domain-containing protein, with product MNWLREPETEPIPGYRLVEPLGTGGFGEVWKCVAPGGINKAIKFVYGNLNTLDDDSHKAEQELKALERVKAVRHPFVLSMDRIEIVGGELLIVMELADKSLHDLLLEYQQTGRPGIPRDVLLGLMADAAEGLDHLIQKHNLQHLDVKPKNLFLIADRVKVADFGLVKHLERQSYSGLMGGITPVYAAPETFTNKISEHTDQYSLAVLYTEMLTGHRPFDGKNIRQLALQHMSEAPDLSGLPEPDRAAVARAMAKNPDDRFPSCAAFVRAITGGPLRADPADATSDGSIVETPAPIRTRSNAPSDTGTPSTPVARIHKSKGTNGTPLPITKKTSYRPPVTPFPANQSMSMSVSFRPEEGVLRPVILIGIGSFGRRALQHVRCRLLDRVGELSLVPCIRFIYVDTDPDAPAKVASGPADAALLPDHLFHAPLQPVTGYRRRQLDQILDWLPREKLYAIPRSLRSDGSRALGRLAFCDHYLRFMTRLRHEIQFATHPEAVSQSSNQTGLTVRTKVPSVYVLASASGGSSGLLLDLGHAVRRELERFNIPDAPVTAFVFAGAPDDPTSPPAELSNIFATLTELNHYADPDVSFAAQYGGPEGPQVDASGLPFNATYLLPMAQRTSEAFRDTLSHLAGYLTHDLTTPLGTGLEKIRRGGVPFGRTPFRGFGTFGVWYPRGLLLRSAARQLCVRFLRGWTAERVPALPDEAERILNHILTDPRLTPEEVRVFVAAEAAIGVDGNPVEGMKAWACNLARQASDAARTADPPGWAVSAWDQTRDWLGMEATTDADSPFRRGRLSRALDQGLRRSLDAWCNELTELLRPLDELAGPRLAATETIVRQLIAACAEASTATEKQLAGFGDARVRARNDAQAAVEGCVGVSEGGPSFGLFGSRIGRSLRAVAEKIKIFADVRIQEDLASVTAQFYRRLGVWFEDKLRDLAFAREQLADLATAMEAQVLLPGTGSTVTGGQEPHAESEEGVPNTLQGSNTMRVVLPFGEDHLDRSASELLAQLPPDKPPRLELILTRLVIDPRGGLVGACRASSELFPFLAGPMVEQATAYLTNLLPCEDVTEVELSAAGAGPGDINRRVASYIRAAAPLVTGPSEEERTFVMLPDSTAGLRYAEEVTKAVPSATTVPVRGAVTDLLFCREQGCLRTADLFRLLEPCWEAYHQAATNLETNPHARFDVTGWVPLVE from the coding sequence GTCGCGCCGGGCGGCATCAACAAGGCGATCAAATTCGTCTACGGCAACCTCAACACCCTCGACGACGACTCGCACAAAGCCGAACAAGAGCTGAAAGCCCTCGAACGCGTCAAGGCGGTCCGGCACCCGTTCGTCCTTTCCATGGACCGGATCGAGATCGTCGGCGGCGAGCTGCTGATCGTCATGGAGTTGGCGGATAAGAGCCTGCACGATCTTCTCTTGGAGTACCAGCAAACGGGGCGGCCCGGAATTCCGCGGGACGTTCTCCTGGGCCTCATGGCCGACGCCGCCGAGGGGCTCGATCACCTGATTCAGAAGCACAACCTCCAGCACTTGGACGTGAAGCCGAAGAATTTGTTCCTGATTGCGGATCGGGTCAAAGTCGCGGACTTCGGGCTGGTCAAACATTTAGAGCGACAGAGTTATTCCGGCCTCATGGGCGGGATCACGCCGGTCTACGCGGCCCCCGAAACGTTCACCAACAAGATTTCCGAACACACGGACCAGTACAGTCTGGCGGTGTTGTACACCGAGATGCTGACCGGGCACCGGCCGTTCGACGGCAAGAACATCCGGCAGCTCGCCCTCCAGCACATGTCCGAGGCGCCGGACCTCAGCGGACTCCCCGAACCCGACCGGGCCGCCGTCGCCCGCGCCATGGCCAAGAACCCGGACGACCGGTTCCCCTCGTGCGCGGCGTTCGTCCGCGCGATCACCGGCGGCCCGCTCCGTGCGGACCCGGCCGACGCGACGAGCGACGGCAGTATCGTCGAAACGCCGGCACCCATTCGGACCCGCTCGAACGCGCCGTCCGACACGGGCACTCCGTCTACTCCCGTTGCCCGAATCCACAAATCGAAGGGCACTAACGGGACGCCGCTTCCGATCACGAAGAAGACCAGTTACCGCCCGCCGGTGACCCCATTCCCGGCCAACCAGTCGATGAGCATGTCGGTCAGCTTCCGCCCGGAAGAGGGCGTGTTGCGGCCGGTTATCCTCATCGGGATCGGGTCGTTCGGCCGCCGCGCCCTCCAGCACGTCCGCTGCCGGCTCCTCGACCGGGTCGGTGAACTCTCGCTGGTTCCGTGTATCCGCTTCATTTACGTGGATACCGACCCGGACGCCCCGGCCAAAGTCGCGTCCGGACCGGCGGACGCCGCCCTCCTGCCCGATCACCTATTCCACGCCCCGCTGCAACCGGTCACGGGATACCGCCGTCGGCAGCTCGACCAAATCCTCGACTGGCTGCCGCGGGAAAAACTGTACGCGATCCCCCGGTCGCTCCGGTCCGACGGCTCCCGCGCCCTCGGTCGGCTGGCTTTCTGCGACCACTACCTCCGGTTCATGACCCGGCTCAGGCACGAGATCCAGTTCGCTACGCACCCCGAAGCGGTATCTCAGTCGTCCAACCAGACGGGCCTGACGGTTCGGACCAAGGTGCCGAGCGTTTACGTACTGGCGAGCGCGAGCGGCGGGTCGAGCGGGCTTCTCCTCGACCTCGGGCACGCGGTCCGGCGGGAGCTGGAACGGTTCAATATTCCGGACGCGCCGGTCACGGCGTTCGTCTTCGCCGGCGCCCCGGACGACCCGACCTCGCCGCCGGCCGAACTGTCCAACATCTTTGCCACCCTGACCGAACTGAACCACTACGCCGACCCCGACGTATCGTTCGCCGCCCAGTACGGCGGGCCGGAAGGTCCGCAGGTGGACGCCAGCGGGCTGCCGTTTAACGCCACGTACCTGCTCCCGATGGCCCAGCGGACCTCGGAAGCGTTCCGCGACACCCTTTCGCACCTGGCCGGGTATCTGACCCACGACCTGACGACGCCACTCGGGACGGGTCTCGAAAAGATCCGCCGCGGGGGTGTTCCGTTCGGGCGGACCCCGTTCCGCGGGTTCGGCACGTTCGGCGTCTGGTATCCGCGGGGCCTGCTCCTGCGGTCAGCCGCCCGGCAGCTTTGCGTCCGCTTCCTCCGCGGGTGGACAGCCGAGCGCGTGCCCGCGCTGCCGGACGAAGCCGAACGGATTTTGAACCACATCCTGACCGACCCGCGGCTGACCCCGGAAGAGGTCCGCGTGTTCGTCGCCGCAGAAGCCGCGATCGGGGTGGACGGGAACCCGGTCGAGGGCATGAAGGCGTGGGCCTGTAATCTGGCGCGTCAGGCGTCCGACGCCGCCCGCACCGCCGACCCGCCCGGGTGGGCGGTCTCGGCCTGGGACCAGACGCGGGACTGGCTCGGAATGGAAGCGACGACGGACGCCGACAGTCCGTTCCGCCGCGGCCGTTTGAGCCGGGCTCTCGACCAGGGGCTCCGTCGATCGCTCGACGCGTGGTGTAACGAGTTGACGGAACTCCTCCGCCCACTGGACGAACTGGCCGGGCCGCGGTTGGCCGCGACGGAAACGATCGTCCGACAACTGATTGCCGCCTGCGCCGAAGCTTCCACCGCGACGGAAAAGCAACTCGCCGGATTCGGCGACGCGCGAGTCCGAGCCCGGAACGACGCCCAGGCCGCGGTCGAGGGGTGTGTCGGGGTGAGCGAGGGCGGGCCGTCGTTCGGGCTGTTCGGGAGCCGGATCGGACGGTCGCTCCGGGCCGTCGCGGAAAAGATCAAGATCTTCGCGGACGTCCGCATCCAGGAAGACCTGGCATCGGTCACGGCCCAGTTTTACCGACGGTTAGGCGTCTGGTTCGAAGACAAGCTCCGCGACTTGGCGTTCGCCCGGGAGCAGCTGGCAGATCTGGCCACGGCGATGGAAGCCCAGGTTTTACTCCCGGGGACCGGATCGACCGTCACCGGCGGCCAGGAGCCGCACGCCGAGTCGGAGGAGGGCGTGCCGAATACGCTCCAGGGGTCGAACACGATGCGGGTGGTCCTCCCATTCGGGGAAGACCACCTGGACCGATCGGCTAGCGAATTGCTCGCCCAACTACCGCCGGACAAGCCGCCGCGCCTGGAACTGATCCTGACGCGGCTCGTGATCGACCCGCGGGGCGGCCTCGTCGGCGCGTGCCGGGCGTCGTCCGAACTGTTCCCCTTCCTGGCCGGCCCGATGGTCGAGCAGGCGACAGCCTACCTGACGAACCTCCTCCCGTGCGAGGACGTCACCGAGGTGGAATTGTCTGCCGCGGGAGCCGGTCCGGGCGACATCAATCGCCGGGTCGCGAGCTACATTCGGGCAGCGGCCCCGCTCGTAACCGGGCCGAGTGAGGAAGAGCGGACGTTCGTGATGCTCCCGGACAGCACGGCCGGATTGAGGTACGCCGAGGAAGTGACGAAAGCCGTTCCGTCGGCCACGACGGTGCCCGTCCGCGGGGCCGTGACCGACCTGCTCTTCTGCCGCGAGCAAGGGTGTCTGCGAACGGCCGACCTATTCCGCCTGCTCGAACCCTGTTGGGAAGCCTACCACCAAGCGGCGACCAACCTCGAAACTAACCCGCACGCCCGATTCGACGTGACCGGGTGGGTGCCGTTGGTGGAGTAG